One Poecilia reticulata strain Guanapo linkage group LG19, Guppy_female_1.0+MT, whole genome shotgun sequence genomic window carries:
- the uts2r gene encoding urotensin-2 receptor has translation MTTASMEPVGILVERGANATVPPVSSHQDAAATITMGTILSIMCFVGVSGNIYTLVVMCHSMRTAASMYIYIINLALADLLYLLTTPFVVSTYFLKGWYFGDVGCRILISMDFLTMHASIFTLTVMSTERYFAVLKPLDTVKRSKSYRKAIAVLVWVASLILTLPMIVTIQLTTARKKAMCQSTLSQQSYKIYISFLFCTSIVAPGLIIGYLYIQLARTYWISQTKSFKQTKKLPNQKVLYLIFTIVLLFWACFLPFWIWQLLNQFCPSLPLSAKVQRNINYLTTCLTYSNSCINPFLYTLLTKNYKEYLRKHKKSWSAGSYFNRRNRFQRSPRRSPSASSQQCTESFMLTHTVSLRAHSSSLCE, from the exons ATGACGACGGCATCCATGGAGCCCGTAGGAATCCTGGTGGAAAGGGGCGCCAATGCCACCGTCCCACCCGTGAGCTCTCACCAGGACGCCGCCGCTACCATCACCATGGGCACCATCCTGTCCATCATGTGCTTCGTCGGCGTCTCGGGGAACATTTACACCCTGGTGGTCATGTGCCACTCCATGAGGACCGCGGCGTCCATGTACATCTACATCATAAACCTAGCTCTGGCAGATCTGCTGTATCTTCTCACTACCCCCTTTGTGGTGTCCACTTACTTCCTGAAGGGCTGGTACTTCGGGGACGTGGGGTGTCGGATACTGATCAGCATGGATTTCCTGACCATGCATGCCAGCATCTTCACGCTGACCGTCATGAGCACGGAGCGATACTTTGCGGTGCTCAAGCCCCTGGACACGGTCAAGCGGTCTAAAAGTTACCGGAAGGCTATCGCGGTGCTGGTCTGGGTAGCCTCTCTAATCCTCACCCTGCCTATGATTGTGACCATTCAGCTTACAACAGCTAGAAAGAAGGCAATGTGCCAGTCCACTTTATCCCAGCAGTCTTACAAGATTTACATCTCTTTTCTGTTCTGCACGAGTATCGTTGCTCCGGGCCTGATCATCGGGTATCTCTACATCCAGCTAGCACGGACTTACTGGATAtcgcaaacaaaaagcttcaAGCAGACCAAGAAGCTACCTAATCAAAAG GTGCTGTACCTGATCTTCACCATCGTGCTCCTCTTCTGGGCGTGCTTCTTGCCCTTTTGGATCTGGCAGCTGCTCAACCAGTTCTGCCCCTCCTTGCCCCTCTCCGCCAAAGTCCAGCGCAACATCAACTACCTGACCACATGTCTGACGTACTCCAACAGCTGCATCAACCCGTTCCTCTACACGCTGCTCACCAAGAACTACAAGGAGTACCTGAGGAAGCACAAGAAGTCGTGGTCGGCCGGCAGCTACTTCAACAGACGGAACCGTTTCCAGCGGTCGCCCCGCAGGTCGCCGTCCGCCAGCAGTCAGCAGTGCACCGAGAGCTTCATGCTCACACACACGGTTTCCCTGCGCGCTCACAGCAGCAGCCTGTGCG